From a single Budorcas taxicolor isolate Tak-1 chromosome X, Takin1.1, whole genome shotgun sequence genomic region:
- the LOC128070051 gene encoding LOW QUALITY PROTEIN: 39S ribosomal protein L13, mitochondrial-like (The sequence of the model RefSeq protein was modified relative to this genomic sequence to represent the inferred CDS: substituted 1 base at 1 genomic stop codon) — MASLSRAPQQWATFAXVWYLLDGKMQPPGKLAALASVRLQGLHKPVYHQLSDCGDHVVIMNTRHTAFSGNKWEQKVYSSHTGYPGGFKQVTAAQLHRKDPVAIVKLAIYGMLPKNLHRRILMQRLHLFPDEDISEDILKNLTEELPQPRKVPRRLDEYTQETEAFPRLWSPPEDYWL, encoded by the coding sequence ATGGCAAGTCTGTCCAGGGCGCCGCAGCAATGGGCCACTTTTGCCTGAGTTTGGTATCTCCTAGATGGGAAGATGCAGCCCCCTGGCAAGCTTGCTGCCCTGGCATCAGTTAGACTTCAAGGACTGCATAAGCCTGTGTACCATCAACTGAGTGACTGTGGGGATCATGTTGTCATCATGAACACAAGGCACACTGCCTTTTCTGGAAACAAGTGGGAGCAAAAAGTGTACTCCTCACATACTGGCTACCCAGGTGGATTTAAACAAGTAACAGCTGCTCAGCTTCACCGGAAGGATCCAGTAGCAATTGTAAAACTAGCTATTTATGGCATGCTGCCAAAAAACCTTCACAGAAGAATTCTAATGCAGAGGTTGCATCTTTTCCCAGATGAAGATATATCAGAAGATATTCTTAAGAATTTAACAGAAGAGCTTCCCCAACCACGAAAAGTGCCCAGACGTCTAGATGAGTACACACAAGAAACAGAGGCTTTCCCAAGACTTTGGTCTCCACCTGAGGATTATTGGCTGTAG